In the Campylobacter showae genome, one interval contains:
- a CDS encoding bifunctional folylpolyglutamate synthase/dihydrofolate synthase produces the protein MLDNFLENKPLFYKEINRARMPNAFKFVQGAFKIPKIIHLIGTNGKGSTGRFLAQLLARGHSVGHYTSPHIFEFRERFWMNGAVASADALETAHERLIKILPPEVARSLSYFEYATLLCAPLFEGCDFFVCEAGVGGEFDATNVFDKRLSLFTPIGFDHTALLGDTLERIATTKFNAMADLALMNDEMSELCADIARGIAAKKGATLKFASQNLNSEDKNEIKIYAQEFGLPEFLRSNLTLSSSAFKELGFSLNLANLGALDLSGRCEKIAPNVTIDVGHNEMAAQALVKRFAGKKLNLIFNAFADKDIKAVLKAIRPIVKKTYIIEYETPGRELATAQVKEALRQLGMEFEDFTDVRADEEYLAFGSFYLVEAFLKRYRGAK, from the coding sequence ATGTTAGATAATTTTTTAGAAAACAAACCCCTTTTTTATAAGGAAATCAACCGCGCGCGCATGCCAAACGCCTTTAAATTCGTGCAGGGGGCGTTTAAAATACCAAAAATCATCCATCTTATCGGCACGAACGGCAAGGGCAGCACGGGGCGATTTTTAGCGCAGTTGCTCGCTCGCGGCCATAGCGTCGGACACTATACGAGCCCGCATATCTTCGAGTTTCGCGAGAGATTTTGGATGAACGGCGCCGTAGCTAGCGCGGACGCGCTCGAGACGGCTCACGAGAGACTGATTAAAATTTTGCCTCCCGAGGTCGCGCGCTCGCTTTCGTATTTCGAGTATGCGACGCTGCTTTGCGCTCCGCTTTTTGAGGGGTGCGACTTTTTCGTCTGCGAGGCGGGCGTTGGGGGAGAATTCGACGCTACGAACGTATTTGACAAGCGTCTTAGCCTCTTTACTCCGATCGGTTTTGATCATACGGCGCTGCTGGGCGACACGTTAGAGCGGATCGCGACGACTAAATTTAACGCGATGGCGGACCTTGCTTTGATGAACGACGAGATGAGCGAGCTTTGCGCCGATATCGCTAGAGGGATCGCTGCCAAAAAAGGCGCAACGCTCAAATTTGCTTCCCAAAATTTGAACAGCGAGGATAAAAACGAGATTAAAATTTATGCGCAAGAATTCGGCTTACCCGAGTTTTTGCGTTCAAATTTGACGCTTAGCTCTTCGGCGTTTAAGGAGCTCGGATTTAGCTTAAATTTAGCGAATTTAGGCGCGCTGGATCTTAGCGGACGCTGCGAAAAGATCGCGCCAAACGTAACGATCGACGTCGGGCACAACGAGATGGCGGCGCAGGCTCTCGTGAAAAGATTTGCGGGCAAAAAGCTAAATTTGATCTTTAACGCCTTTGCCGACAAGGACATAAAAGCCGTCCTAAAGGCGATCAGACCAATCGTCAAAAAAACCTACATCATCGAGTACGAGACGCCGGGTCGCGAGCTTGCGACGGCGCAGGTGAAAGAGGCTTTGCGCCAGCTCGGTATGGAGTTTGAGGACTTTACGGACGTGCGCGCGGATGAGGAGTATCTGGCGTTTGGGTCGTTTTATCTCGTGGAAGCCTTCTTGAAAAGGTACCGCGGTGCAAAGTGA
- the mfd gene encoding transcription-repair coupling factor: protein MQSEVFEYFLNGGDAQLLVCEDDKEAIAALSAAEFAGLKVFRLPDFRAREGDDLRSFSAELFELSSELAKFYEFEGKKLLISPVCTVLNKLPGKKHLQKLTLNFGDKIDPKELAEKLLRFGYEAVGIVESEGEFCVRGEIIDIFCVGAQEPNRILLFDGEIESIRHYSTQTQISNKTELKSVEISPFIAALGEAEFEKTSEKIKDMQTDALISDLKTLGFWAIDGFIDYTREFKTVLTKKFDGFERDLGEVANLPVLPAAKVYKDLSVTLNADFFELNKNKKIKVLARNEGLFNALNLSEYKNVEFVQTEAALNLVSVAEIIVSLNKFEKKKRAKKPSLAIDELKAGDYVVHEEYGIGKFTGLEKLTVLGRTREFVVIVYQNEDKLLLPVEHLNLIDRYVAGSGSIAVLDRLGKANFAKIKEKVRAKLFVIASKIISLAAQRELIRGEIIEKDDAEYLNFLQNAGFAYTRDQERASSDIANDLKSGKVMDRLLSGDVGFGKTEVAMNAIFKCVKSGFQALFFVPTTLLSSQHFKSLKERLGKFDVSVFKLDRFTSTKEKAAAVKALESGQPCVCVGTHSLLSVKPSNLGLIIIDEEHKFGVKQKEKLKEISSASHVLSMSATPIPRSLNMALSSVKGYSVLQTPPSSRLDVRTSVREWDEKAVKEAVMRELRRGGQIFYIHNHIATMPQAKKQILGIMPNLRILMLHSKIDAKTTEEEMMKFENGEYDVLLSTSIVESGIHLPNVNTIIIEGANKFGIADLHQLRGRVGRSDKQAYCYFLVEDKNALSEDALKRLVALESNSFLGSGSVLAYHDLEIRGGGNLVGEAQSGHIEAIGYSLYIKMLEEEINKLLNKESFESAKIDLKLSINAFLNSEFIGEDRLRLELYRRLSKCKEVAEVYEIESEIEDRFGKPDIYTKQFLSLIIIKILAIKAGFKAISNAEQNIVLTAQNGEQTRLRSKSKDDDDVIEEILIYLRKLNKGRAEK, encoded by the coding sequence GTGCAAAGTGAGGTTTTTGAGTATTTTTTAAACGGAGGCGATGCGCAGCTGCTCGTCTGCGAGGACGATAAGGAGGCCATCGCAGCTCTTAGCGCGGCGGAATTTGCAGGGCTTAAGGTCTTTAGATTGCCTGATTTTAGAGCGCGCGAGGGCGATGATCTGCGCAGCTTTAGCGCCGAGCTTTTTGAGCTATCCTCCGAGCTAGCCAAATTTTACGAATTTGAGGGCAAAAAGCTCCTCATCAGCCCCGTTTGTACGGTCCTAAACAAACTTCCGGGCAAAAAACATCTACAAAAGCTTACGCTAAATTTCGGCGATAAAATCGATCCAAAAGAGCTGGCCGAAAAGCTACTGCGCTTTGGCTACGAGGCGGTGGGTATCGTGGAGAGCGAGGGCGAGTTTTGCGTGCGTGGCGAGATTATAGATATTTTTTGCGTCGGCGCGCAGGAGCCAAACCGCATTTTGCTTTTTGACGGCGAGATAGAAAGCATCAGGCACTACAGCACGCAGACGCAAATTTCAAACAAAACCGAGCTAAAAAGCGTTGAAATTTCGCCTTTTATCGCGGCTCTGGGCGAAGCCGAGTTTGAAAAAACGTCAGAAAAAATAAAAGATATGCAAACGGACGCGCTAATCAGCGACCTAAAGACGCTTGGATTTTGGGCGATAGACGGCTTTATAGACTATACGCGCGAATTTAAAACGGTTTTAACGAAAAAATTTGACGGCTTTGAGCGCGATCTGGGCGAGGTGGCAAATTTGCCCGTATTGCCCGCAGCTAAAGTTTATAAAGATTTAAGCGTAACTTTAAACGCCGATTTTTTCGAGCTAAATAAAAATAAAAAAATCAAGGTTTTAGCGCGTAACGAGGGGCTTTTTAACGCATTAAATTTGAGCGAATACAAAAACGTAGAGTTTGTGCAAACCGAAGCGGCGTTAAATTTAGTCTCGGTGGCCGAAATCATCGTCTCGCTAAATAAATTTGAAAAGAAAAAGCGCGCCAAAAAACCGAGTCTAGCGATCGACGAGCTAAAGGCGGGCGACTACGTCGTGCACGAGGAGTACGGCATCGGCAAATTTACGGGTCTTGAAAAGCTAACGGTGCTCGGCAGGACGCGCGAGTTCGTCGTGATCGTTTATCAAAACGAGGACAAGCTGCTTTTGCCCGTCGAGCATCTAAATTTGATCGATCGCTACGTCGCAGGCAGCGGCAGCATAGCGGTTTTAGACCGCCTGGGCAAGGCAAATTTCGCCAAGATAAAAGAAAAAGTTAGAGCCAAGCTTTTTGTTATCGCCTCAAAGATTATTTCGTTGGCCGCGCAGCGCGAGCTAATCCGCGGCGAAATCATCGAAAAAGACGATGCGGAGTATCTAAATTTCTTGCAAAACGCTGGCTTTGCCTACACGAGAGATCAGGAGCGCGCATCAAGCGACATCGCAAACGACCTAAAAAGCGGCAAGGTGATGGATAGGCTGCTTAGCGGCGATGTGGGATTCGGTAAAACGGAAGTTGCGATGAACGCGATATTTAAGTGCGTAAAATCGGGCTTTCAGGCGCTATTTTTCGTGCCGACGACGCTTCTTAGCTCCCAGCATTTTAAAAGCCTAAAAGAGCGGTTGGGCAAATTTGACGTTAGCGTCTTTAAGCTTGACCGTTTCACGAGCACAAAGGAAAAAGCGGCCGCGGTTAAGGCGCTGGAGTCTGGGCAGCCTTGCGTTTGCGTAGGTACGCACTCGCTTTTGTCGGTTAAGCCCTCAAATTTAGGCCTCATCATCATCGACGAAGAGCATAAATTTGGCGTAAAACAAAAGGAAAAACTAAAAGAGATTTCAAGCGCCTCGCACGTGCTATCTATGAGCGCAACTCCGATACCGCGCAGCCTAAATATGGCGCTTTCAAGCGTCAAGGGATACTCGGTGCTACAAACTCCGCCAAGCTCGCGCCTAGACGTGCGAACCAGCGTGCGCGAGTGGGATGAAAAGGCGGTAAAAGAGGCCGTGATGCGCGAACTGCGCCGCGGCGGGCAAATTTTTTATATCCACAACCACATCGCCACGATGCCTCAGGCAAAAAAGCAAATTTTGGGCATCATGCCAAATTTACGCATCCTCATGCTACACTCCAAGATCGACGCTAAAACGACCGAAGAGGAGATGATGAAGTTTGAAAACGGCGAATACGACGTACTGCTAAGCACCAGCATCGTAGAAAGCGGCATCCACCTGCCAAACGTAAACACCATCATCATCGAGGGCGCGAATAAATTCGGTATCGCAGACCTACATCAGCTGCGCGGGCGCGTAGGCAGGAGCGACAAGCAGGCGTATTGCTACTTCCTAGTCGAAGACAAAAACGCCCTAAGCGAGGACGCGCTAAAACGCCTAGTCGCACTTGAGAGTAATTCGTTTTTGGGCTCGGGCAGCGTGCTAGCCTACCACGATCTAGAAATCAGAGGCGGCGGCAACCTGGTGGGCGAAGCCCAAAGCGGCCATATCGAGGCGATCGGCTACTCGCTATACATCAAGATGCTAGAAGAAGAGATAAATAAACTGCTAAATAAAGAGAGCTTTGAAAGCGCAAAAATCGATCTAAAACTCAGTATAAACGCGTTTTTAAACTCGGAGTTTATCGGTGAGGATAGATTGCGTCTGGAGCTATATAGACGGCTTAGCAAGTGCAAAGAGGTTGCCGAGGTTTACGAGATAGAGAGCGAGATCGAGGATAGATTTGGCAAGCCAGACATCTACACCAAGCAGTTTTTAAGCCTCATTATAATTAAAATTTTAGCGATAAAAGCGGGCTTCAAAGCTATCTCAAACGCCGAGCAAAATATCGTGCTAACCGCGCAAAACGGCGAGCAAACCAGGCTGAGATCAAAGAGCAAAGACGATGATGACGTGATTGAGGAGATCTTGATCTATCTTAGAAAACTAAACAAAGGACGGGCGGAAAAATGA
- a CDS encoding ATP-binding protein produces MIDWNTTAAAIYRRKFGALKGVIDVDFTQLDGLIGIEKQKEELVENTRKFLEGKGANHAILWGARGCGKSSLVKAVFTKFYPEGLRLIELKNDELEMIPEIIYEIRDSSFKFIIFCDDLSFEAGDMSYKFLKPVLEGSIEKAPKNVLVYATSNRRHLISELKSDNEGARVGETELHYSDAVEEKIALSDRFGLWLSFYQGSFADYLKIVDFYFKDFVGDKTMLHELAKQYAQLRASRSGRTARQFYLSYKDKI; encoded by the coding sequence ATGATAGACTGGAACACGACTGCCGCAGCGATTTATAGGCGTAAATTTGGAGCATTAAAAGGCGTGATAGACGTTGATTTTACGCAGCTTGACGGGCTTATCGGGATCGAAAAGCAAAAAGAAGAGCTAGTAGAAAATACGCGCAAATTTTTAGAAGGCAAGGGCGCGAATCACGCGATACTCTGGGGCGCGCGAGGCTGCGGTAAAAGCAGCCTGGTTAAGGCAGTTTTTACTAAATTTTACCCGGAGGGCTTGCGGCTAATCGAGCTAAAAAACGACGAGCTGGAGATGATACCAGAGATCATTTACGAGATTAGGGATAGCAGCTTTAAATTTATCATTTTTTGCGACGACCTTAGCTTTGAGGCGGGAGATATGAGCTATAAGTTTTTAAAACCCGTGCTTGAGGGCTCGATCGAAAAGGCGCCTAAAAACGTGCTAGTCTACGCCACATCAAACCGCCGCCACCTGATCAGCGAGCTAAAAAGCGACAACGAAGGCGCAAGGGTCGGCGAGACGGAGCTGCACTATAGCGACGCGGTCGAGGAAAAGATCGCGCTTAGCGATAGATTCGGGCTTTGGCTTAGCTTTTATCAGGGCAGTTTTGCAGACTATCTAAAGATAGTGGATTTTTATTTTAAAGATTTCGTAGGCGACAAAACGATGCTTCACGAGCTAGCAAAGCAATACGCCCAGCTGCGCGCGAGCCGCTCTGGACGCACGGCAAGGCAGTTTTATCTAAGCTATAAAGATAAAATTTGA
- a CDS encoding YmdB family metallophosphoesterase, whose protein sequence is MANLTRVGFVGDIVGRAGRSAVIQNLPKFKREFKLDFIVANAENASGGFGLTATNAHELLECGIDAITGGNHSFDKKDVVALMDALPIIRPYNHFAGTAGRGAINLSKEGKSLSVVNLMGHYGLPHTNNAFLEAERALKECESENTLIDFHAEATSEKNAFFRLFCGRVGAIAGTHTHVGTDDLQIVSGTAYVSDVGLSGAFDGVIGMDAEAPVKSFLTGLKHSFKVNEKCRRIFQMVVFKFDGGRCADAFKIRVIDGVSEPLVQPAVKFA, encoded by the coding sequence ATGGCAAATTTAACTAGAGTGGGCTTTGTGGGCGATATCGTCGGACGCGCTGGACGAAGCGCGGTTATACAAAATTTGCCCAAATTTAAGCGAGAATTTAAGCTTGACTTTATCGTCGCAAACGCCGAAAACGCAAGCGGAGGCTTTGGTCTAACCGCCACAAACGCACACGAGTTGCTAGAGTGCGGTATCGACGCGATCACGGGCGGCAACCATAGCTTTGATAAAAAAGACGTAGTTGCGCTGATGGACGCCCTGCCTATCATCCGCCCGTATAATCACTTCGCGGGAACCGCTGGGCGCGGAGCGATAAATTTGAGTAAAGAGGGCAAGAGCCTAAGCGTGGTAAATTTGATGGGGCACTACGGCTTACCGCATACAAATAACGCCTTTTTGGAGGCCGAGCGCGCACTAAAAGAGTGCGAGAGCGAAAATACCCTCATAGACTTTCACGCCGAGGCCACGAGCGAGAAAAACGCGTTTTTTAGGCTGTTTTGCGGGCGAGTCGGGGCCATAGCCGGCACTCACACGCACGTTGGCACCGATGATTTGCAAATAGTTAGCGGCACTGCTTATGTCAGCGACGTCGGGCTTAGCGGGGCGTTTGACGGCGTCATCGGTATGGACGCGGAAGCGCCCGTGAAGAGCTTTTTAACGGGACTCAAGCACTCGTTTAAGGTAAATGAAAAATGCAGGCGAATCTTTCAAATGGTCGTGTTTAAATTTGACGGCGGGCGCTGCGCAGATGCCTTTAAGATCCGCGTGATAGACGGAGTTAGCGAGCCTTTGGTGCAGCCAGCGGTTAAATTTGCATAA
- a CDS encoding 3-methyladenine DNA glycosylase, which translates to MDSTQLFLALKNAGVKADADDPLWWPGAGTFEVVVGAVLIQNTNWKNADKALNNLKNANLMSLEGIVKTPAAELAMLIKPSGFYNTKAKRLKTLCDAIFKKFGDFENFKENVSREWLLGVKGIGAETCDAVLCYACGRDVMVVDSYALRILSFLGYEFESYDEAQEWLGAVDSEQICEAYGRELEMNEIYAKFHGKIVEFCKVHFNGKRLDEAGEEILKSIK; encoded by the coding sequence ATGGATAGTACGCAGCTTTTTTTGGCGCTAAAAAACGCGGGCGTAAAGGCTGACGCGGACGACCCCCTTTGGTGGCCGGGAGCCGGGACTTTTGAGGTCGTGGTCGGCGCCGTTTTGATACAAAATACAAACTGGAAAAACGCCGACAAAGCGCTAAATAATCTAAAAAACGCAAATTTGATGAGCCTAGAAGGTATCGTAAAAACGCCCGCGGCCGAGCTTGCCATGCTAATAAAACCAAGCGGCTTTTATAACACCAAAGCAAAACGCCTAAAAACGCTTTGCGATGCGATTTTTAAAAAATTCGGCGATTTTGAAAATTTCAAAGAAAACGTAAGCCGCGAGTGGCTGCTTGGCGTCAAAGGCATCGGCGCGGAGACCTGCGACGCGGTGCTTTGCTACGCGTGCGGACGCGACGTGATGGTCGTAGATAGTTACGCTTTGCGGATTTTGAGCTTTTTGGGATACGAGTTTGAAAGCTACGACGAGGCGCAGGAGTGGCTGGGGGCCGTAGATAGCGAACAAATTTGCGAGGCGTACGGACGCGAGCTAGAGATGAATGAAATTTACGCCAAATTTCACGGCAAGATAGTGGAGTTTTGCAAAGTGCACTTTAACGGCAAGAGGCTTGACGAAGCAGGCGAAGAAATACTAAAATCTATAAAATAG
- a CDS encoding DegT/DnrJ/EryC1/StrS family aminotransferase, with protein sequence MKINFINLQAQYQKYKNEIDEQIKEVLDSSVYIGGKVGELEENLAKFSGAKHAIACSSGTDALLLAFMALDIKPGDEIVTTPFTFIATAEMIAFLGAKPVFVDIDERTYNIDPNLIEAKITPKTKAIVPVSLFGLAADMAAINAIAQKHGLTVIEDAAQSFGASQNGVKSCNLSRIATTSFFPAKPLGCYGDGGAIFTDDDALNEKIRILLNHGQSERYIHKYVGINGRLDAIQAGILNVKLKYLDAEIAKRQEIAARYTSELKGVVTPFVAEGNVSAWAQYCIRVKDRAKMLEICAQKGVPTGVYYPVPLHLQEVFKDLGYKLGDFAVSEAVAQDIMALPMSAFVTKEEQDYVIEVINNA encoded by the coding sequence ATGAAGATAAATTTTATAAATTTACAAGCTCAGTATCAAAAATACAAAAACGAAATCGACGAGCAGATCAAAGAGGTGCTAGATAGCTCGGTCTATATCGGCGGCAAGGTCGGCGAGCTGGAGGAAAATCTGGCCAAATTTAGCGGCGCAAAGCATGCTATAGCTTGCAGTAGCGGCACGGACGCGCTGCTATTAGCCTTTATGGCGCTTGATATAAAGCCCGGCGACGAGATCGTCACGACGCCTTTTACTTTTATCGCTACGGCCGAGATGATAGCGTTTTTGGGCGCAAAGCCCGTATTCGTCGATATCGACGAGAGGACGTATAATATCGATCCGAATTTGATCGAGGCAAAGATCACGCCAAAGACCAAGGCTATCGTGCCGGTGTCGCTTTTTGGGCTGGCGGCGGATATGGCGGCGATAAACGCTATCGCGCAAAAGCATGGCCTAACCGTTATCGAGGACGCGGCGCAAAGCTTTGGCGCGAGCCAAAACGGCGTAAAATCCTGCAACCTCTCGCGCATCGCTACGACCTCGTTTTTCCCGGCTAAGCCGCTTGGCTGCTACGGCGACGGCGGAGCGATATTTACGGACGACGACGCCCTAAACGAAAAGATACGCATCCTACTAAACCACGGCCAGTCCGAGCGCTACATCCACAAATATGTCGGCATAAACGGCAGACTCGACGCCATCCAGGCGGGTATTTTAAACGTAAAGCTAAAATACCTTGACGCCGAAATCGCAAAACGCCAAGAGATCGCGGCAAGATATACTAGCGAGCTAAAGGGTGTCGTAACGCCTTTTGTCGCGGAGGGTAACGTCTCGGCGTGGGCACAGTACTGCATCCGCGTAAAAGATAGAGCGAAAATGCTAGAGATCTGCGCGCAAAAAGGCGTGCCGACAGGCGTTTATTACCCTGTGCCGCTGCATTTGCAAGAGGTGTTTAAGGATCTTGGCTATAAGCTTGGGGATTTTGCCGTGAGCGAAGCGGTGGCGCAGGATATAATGGCGCTGCCGATGTCTGCATTTGTGACCAAAGAGGAGCAAGACTACGTCATCGAGGTTATAAATAATGCTTAA
- a CDS encoding Gfo/Idh/MocA family protein — MLKFTLIGLGVMGKNHYRALQNVEGVQITALCDPFSKEKFAQKIYADLDEMLESENLDAAVIATPTSLHKEAALKCMRKGLNLLIEKPVCANAADAQILLDEAKRQDIKVAVGHVERFNPAIAALKKELENEEIYSVQITRNAPFPQRIADVGILADLAVHDIDLIRFLSGKEIKSADIKCSRKIHAKFEDNAVLSFELEGEITALIATSWLAHRRKRTVEVACKGAVYEADLLNQSLVKFSEFDASSCKMQNIFVKRADPLTSELEDFVRLLSGEQSMSASIEDSLKTLKIIENAS, encoded by the coding sequence ATGCTTAAATTTACGCTCATAGGTCTTGGCGTCATGGGCAAAAACCACTACCGCGCTCTACAAAACGTCGAGGGCGTGCAGATAACCGCGCTTTGCGATCCGTTTAGCAAGGAAAAATTTGCACAAAAAATTTACGCTGATCTTGACGAGATGCTAGAGAGCGAAAATTTAGACGCCGCCGTCATCGCTACGCCGACCTCGCTACATAAAGAAGCGGCGCTAAAGTGTATGCGAAAAGGGCTAAATTTGCTCATCGAAAAACCCGTTTGCGCAAATGCCGCGGATGCTCAAATTTTACTTGACGAAGCTAAGCGGCAAGATATAAAGGTGGCCGTCGGGCACGTCGAGCGCTTTAACCCAGCGATCGCGGCTCTAAAAAAAGAGCTTGAAAACGAGGAAATTTATAGCGTGCAAATAACTAGAAATGCGCCCTTTCCGCAGCGAATCGCGGATGTGGGCATACTAGCCGATTTAGCCGTGCACGATATCGATCTCATTAGGTTTTTAAGCGGCAAAGAGATAAAAAGCGCCGATATAAAATGCTCGCGCAAAATCCACGCTAAATTTGAAGACAACGCGGTTTTGTCGTTTGAGCTTGAGGGCGAGATAACGGCTCTCATAGCTACTAGCTGGCTAGCGCACAGACGCAAAAGAACCGTCGAGGTCGCGTGCAAGGGGGCAGTTTACGAGGCCGATTTGCTAAATCAAAGTCTCGTTAAATTTAGCGAATTTGACGCGAGCTCGTGCAAAATGCAAAATATATTCGTCAAAAGAGCTGATCCTCTAACAAGCGAGCTAGAGGACTTCGTGCGTCTTTTAAGCGGCGAGCAAAGCATGAGCGCTAGTATAGAAGACAGCCTAAAAACTCTAAAAATCATAGAGAACGCGAGTTAA
- the cysK gene encoding cysteine synthase A — MIYENIVQTIGKTPIVRINSVHEEGMAEIYSKLEFFNPGGSVKDRIAANMILGMQKEGTLKKGDVIVEPTSGNTGIGAAMVGAALGYKVVLVMPETMSIERRKLQKAYGAELVLTEGAKGMKGAIEKANELVREKGYVMLSQFENKFNPQAHELTTAKEIMDDFGELDAFVAGVGTGGTLSGTARALKANGYKTKIVAVEPNDSAVISGEKPGPHKIQGIGAGFIPATLDTACIDEIERVDNDEAFETARKLAKEEGILLGISGGAALAAAVKVAKRLGKGKKVLFIAPDNGERYLSTPLYEA; from the coding sequence ATGATATATGAAAACATCGTTCAAACCATCGGTAAAACGCCGATCGTAAGGATAAACAGCGTGCACGAAGAGGGCATGGCTGAAATCTACTCAAAGCTTGAGTTTTTTAACCCGGGCGGCTCGGTAAAAGATAGAATCGCCGCAAATATGATCCTCGGGATGCAAAAAGAAGGTACGCTAAAAAAAGGCGACGTCATCGTGGAGCCAACTAGCGGCAACACCGGCATAGGCGCAGCTATGGTCGGCGCGGCGCTAGGATATAAGGTCGTACTAGTGATGCCTGAAACCATGAGCATAGAAAGACGCAAGCTGCAAAAGGCCTACGGAGCGGAGCTAGTGCTAACCGAGGGCGCAAAAGGCATGAAGGGCGCGATCGAAAAAGCAAACGAGCTCGTGCGCGAAAAAGGCTACGTGATGCTAAGTCAGTTTGAAAACAAATTTAACCCGCAGGCTCACGAACTAACGACGGCAAAAGAGATCATGGATGACTTCGGGGAGCTTGACGCATTTGTAGCGGGCGTAGGCACGGGCGGCACGCTAAGCGGCACCGCAAGAGCGCTAAAAGCAAACGGCTATAAGACTAAGATCGTCGCCGTCGAGCCAAACGACTCTGCCGTGATCTCGGGCGAAAAACCCGGTCCGCACAAGATCCAAGGCATAGGAGCGGGCTTTATCCCGGCTACGCTTGATACCGCCTGCATCGACGAGATAGAGCGCGTGGATAACGACGAGGCCTTTGAGACGGCTAGAAAGCTAGCTAAAGAGGAGGGTATCTTACTAGGTATCTCGGGCGGCGCGGCTCTGGCGGCTGCGGTGAAGGTCGCAAAGAGACTAGGTAAGGGCAAAAAGGTGCTTTTCATAGCTCCTGATAACGGCGAGAGATATCTTAGTACTCCGCTTTACGAGGCGTGA
- a CDS encoding 3'-5' exonuclease, which produces MNQDFENLLAVIAKRNVPYADFVAATKQMDEYAELFDVRDVQMWRALGLDVTRTAKNQIELKTRRKEIKDQIFCVVDIETSGGINSGQIIEIGALKLQNGEIIGKFETFAYAPYVPENISELTGITAEHLKNAPSLAFVMEQFKVFLGQSVFVAHNARFDYGFISATLEALGYGELLNRRLCTIDLARRTIASPKYGLGTLKEILGINNAHHRALNDAIAAAEIFKYSLQKLPSEVKTVEDLIEFSKSAKTMKRLKITTNEAGETIKFDDNENLSEASESQILNVGGKIQKEKEPKLPIFDE; this is translated from the coding sequence TTGAACCAGGATTTTGAAAATTTATTAGCTGTCATCGCTAAGCGAAACGTGCCCTACGCGGACTTCGTCGCCGCAACCAAGCAAATGGACGAATACGCCGAGCTTTTTGATGTTCGCGACGTGCAGATGTGGCGCGCGCTGGGGCTTGACGTAACCCGCACCGCAAAAAACCAAATCGAGCTCAAAACTCGCCGCAAAGAGATAAAAGATCAAATTTTTTGCGTCGTAGATATAGAAACCAGCGGCGGCATAAATAGCGGCCAGATCATCGAAATCGGCGCGCTAAAACTACAAAACGGCGAAATAATCGGCAAATTTGAAACCTTCGCGTACGCGCCCTACGTCCCGGAAAATATCAGCGAACTAACGGGCATCACCGCAGAACACCTAAAAAACGCGCCAAGCCTTGCCTTTGTTATGGAGCAGTTTAAAGTTTTTCTAGGTCAGAGCGTTTTCGTGGCGCACAACGCTCGCTTTGACTATGGCTTTATCAGCGCGACGCTGGAGGCGCTAGGATACGGCGAGCTGCTAAACCGCAGACTCTGTACGATCGACCTAGCCCGCCGCACTATCGCCTCGCCAAAATACGGCCTAGGCACACTAAAAGAGATTTTAGGTATAAATAACGCTCACCACAGAGCCCTTAACGACGCTATCGCGGCGGCTGAAATTTTTAAATATTCACTGCAAAAGCTTCCTAGCGAGGTAAAAACAGTCGAGGATCTAATAGAATTTAGCAAATCGGCCAAGACGATGAAGCGACTAAAAATCACGACGAATGAAGCCGGCGAGACGATCAAATTTGACGACAATGAAAATTTGAGCGAAGCAAGCGAGTCTCAAATTTTAAACGTCGGCGGCAAAATACAAAAAGAAAAAGAGCCTAAACTTCCGATATTTGACGAGTAA